The region CTTTCTAATCCGATATGTGCTAGTGCCGCTGAGGAAAACACAGCTCCAGGCCAGCAGGAAAACCAAAGAAAACTTCTTCAGGGAAAGTTAGATGACTAAGAACACCAtccattaaaagaataatTTATCCGCCTTACCATCATTCCAATTCCAAGTTCAATCGCCAACTAATTGGAGTCTGCTTAGAAAACTTCCATCACACATGCTGGCCATTCCGCCATCTGTTCCTCACCCCATAGATCACTTTCGGAGCTCCATGTgtcatttttaagaatatataatTCTGTATTTTTTGCGGTCCTTAGTTAATCTTCACAATTCTGCTGTATTTCTTTTCAAGTTTTAACGATTGAATCTGGATTCTAGCTTTGCGGTGAAACATACACAGTATATAGTAGAAAACGAAATTAGATTAAACAGTTTTACGGGCATAGCCGCACTAGGTTTGCtcttgattttgttttgttttttttttatatttttaattgctacATTTAGCCACTAACGTTTAAGGTAGAAATGAAAACGCCTAAGCAACTAAAATACCGCGCTCGCATTCCTCTCTATACATGTACACTtgataaacttttaaaattacaagaaATACGGCCCAGGAGCCAGCTGATTAATAGTTAGGCTAAGGGCTAGGGGGTAAGCTTGATCAATTTACAGATAATCGCTTGGTTTAGTTGGTATATCGTTTTGTGTGCAGGTGCGAATACATTTCAAATCTTCAGCTAACTGCTCTCTTGGCATTTACatgatttatttatgcatATAGTATTTTAAGTGTGTTTTATTAAGATTAGCTTAGTTTTGTATCATTAGCTCACTTTGGCTTGAAGCCCAAGTGGGGTTGGTTTGTTGTTTCTGCCTAACCGCTGACCATCTTTCGAACCGAACCCACTCACCATGCTGCGAGGGTGTGGTGAATGTGTTCGATGATCTCGTGACGACCGTCGATTAGTCTACATTATCAGTAACTTGCTTAGCTCTACGTAATTAGCTTTTATTTACATTGATTATTTCAAGGGTTTCGCTTCTGCTTCGCTTCGTTTGTTTGTTGTGTGTTTGCTTATCTGTGTTTTTTGTGGGTTCGTAGAACTAAATAACTTAGACGATTGCTTAAAATACGCAATGCTGTTGTGAGTGCAAACCAATCcgtttaaaacaaattaaaattgttgcGGCTGATctgtgttgtgtgtgtgttgtgttGGGCTTAAAATTCACAAATCGTTTAAAAAGACTTAAATCACGAAAACGAAAGTTGTTTGCTTTGGGTTTTGGTCTTAGATGCGTCTGCTGCGCACGCCCTCGGCCCGGGTCTTCCACTCCGGGTCGTTGGGGTCGTCGTCCTCGAAGGGATCGTCGGCCATGTCCTCCTCCAGCGcctccggatcgcccagataGGCATCGATCGCCGCATCGTACAGATCCTGCTCGACATCCGGCGTCGACGGCTCCTCATCGTCCAGCGGCGCCAGATGGTGCTTGGGATagtcgtcgtcctcctcctccagcagcATGTCCTCCTCTTCCGGCTCGGAAACTTCCGTTTCTTTCCCAACTGCTCCTTTTGCTCCGGTTATATTTGCCGTTGCAGGATGACCATTGAGCCGGCCATTCAACTGGCCATTCAGCTTAACCTTGGTCTTGCTGCTGCGGCGACTACTGCTGCCTCCGGCGGAGGTGGGAGCTTCGCAGTTCGAGGATATTGACTTGCTCTTGGCCCGCTTTGGACCCGACAGCGACCTGGGCGTCGCATACGTCTCGGCCAGCAATCGCTGGTAGACCTCCTCGGAGAGCGGAAAGTGCAGGGGCTCAAAGGGCGATGGCATCAGCGCATAGGGCTATTTAAAAGAGAAAGTTTTAGTTGGACATTAGACTATAAAAACCAATCCCAAACTTACCTCCCGCAGATCGGGCGTAGTGCTGCGCCGTTCCACCTGATCCTTGAGCTTGCTGGACGTAGTCCGACGACGGGCCTGGCGCGCCTGTCCGCCCGCCAGCAGCTCGCCGCTGTCGTTGAACCCGTCCAGTGGATGGGCCAGCGGCGAGGGAATGCTTTCGTTGTCGTGCCCAATTCCGCCCAAGTGCGGAGCTGGCGAGGCGGGATCCGGTGTATTGGCGCCACTCGATTCGGCGCGACTGTCGACGCGTCGATTCGCCCGTGATCGAGTGCTCCAGGGAAACTTGAGGAAGGTCTCGAAGCGGCGGCGCTCCTCGATGAGAGCGCGCTGGTGCCGTAAGATGAACGCATCATCCGAAAGGTCTTCCTTGCcatgctcctcctcctcaatCTCGTGCGTCTCCGGATGCAGCTCCGCCAACTGCCCATTGGCCTTGGACTTGGTGACCTCTCCGGATGCCGTTTCCAGCTTGGGTCGCTTGGGCAGTGGTTGCTCTGTGGCTGGCTGAGCAATCTCCTCCTGCTTCTCGGCAGTTTTATCatttggattttttgccaaattaCCATTGAGCTTGGGCTTGACCACCTTCTCCTTCAGCTCCTCTGCCTTTTTCTGCATTTCGTGATCCTCTGCAGCCTTGGCCTCCTCCTTTTTGGCATTGCCATTTACCAGcccattcttattattattgttgtttgtattgttgttgttattgtgcTTGACTGCTTGCTTCTCCTTCAAACCATAGACCTTTGGTGGTGGCTGCACGACCGACTGTTGTTGTGATTGCTCATGTTTTTCCGATGGCGGCTGGGGTTTGGGTGGCTCCTCTGACGTTGATGCGGCTACACTGCCATTGCTCAGTTTGCCGTCCGCTGACTCATCCGACGAATGCTTTCTCTTATCATTATCACTGTCTACAATGCGCCACCTGGGAGTAAAGATAGGGGGTGTTTAGAATATACTAGAGATGTGTAATACTGAATCTTGGATTCCAATTACATATCATTAACATGGAATACTTACTTGGGTATGGGTATCTCCTTGTAGGGAAGAATCTCCATTTTCGACTGGGCTAGCATACTGTAGGGTATAACGATGTTGTTGATGTCATAGATGGGACGAACGCGACGCTCCGAGGTTCTGTAAGggaaaataaagaataaaatttaataatataataataataatgagaTCCTTATTTCGGAACCCTTGTAAGAAGAATGATTTCCGTTGAACAAATCAATGTCAGGAGGATTTCAGACCAGTAACATCCATATAATCAAAACTGATTCGTGCATTCTTGAGATCTTTCCACCATTTTCGCTATTTACCTCTCATTTCGATGGCTGTGGGTGGGCGAGGAGTTGCGACGACTCCTGCTCTGGTCCCCCCACTGATCCCCGTAGCCATTGAGATGAtggttgttgatgttgctgccgtgttgatgctgctgctgctgtgtggaattgctgctgctgctgtttgtgGACTTGCGTGACTTCTTAGCGCCGCTGGCTGCCGAGATCGAGGTTGAGGAGGGACTGTGGTGGCGTTGTCGTTGGCGTTGGCGAGAGTCTGGCCACTGCGAGCTGGAATTGCTCGCTCCAGTTgggtgttgttgctgctgttgtggtGCTTGCCTCTTGCCCTTggccgctgctgctggtgttgcaaTAAATCCGTGATTTGAATGCGGAACAGGGACGAAACGGAGACAAGAACGGaatggcaaataaaacaattggTGGTGGAGTTTGTCGTAGTTGTTGttggaggtggtggtggtggtatTGTGGAATTTCGTGTTTTGGTTGATCGAtgcaaagaaaaagaagaagaagagatGCAAAagattgttgttgttttatgTTAATAACAATTATCGAATTTCGTCATGTTTACAATAATTTACTGTTGGCCACAAGTGGCGTTGTAGTAGGCGTAGTAGAAGAAGAAGTAGTAGCAGTACCAGTACCGTTTCCGCTCTCCCCTCCCCCGACGCCACTGCTTCCGGTTCCGCTTCCGcatgctcctcctcctgcagcagcagctttaGTTCCGCTGCCAGCCTCCTTATTTGAGTTGTTGTTGCGCTCCTTGCGTCGTATATAACGCCGCTTGACCGCATCGCCCGATCGCCGGCTGCCCGCCGGTCCGCCAATGCCGCCGGAGGCCAGCGTCTCGCGCTCCGCCTTCCACATGGCCTTGACAATGGCCTTGGCCTGGCAGCGCATGACTCGGTACTGCCAGTCCGGCTGGCGGGCAATGGCCTCCAGGTGCACTGACTGGCTGACATCTGGGAGAAGGAAAGAAAATAGGATTGATTAGCcattattcaaattaattaattcctacTCCAGTTTTCACTTTGCCAAGAATTCCTTTTGTTACAGTGACCTTTCTCTAGCTTTCTTAATCAGAGAATTagttgaatattttaattgccactaaaatattaaaaaaaattatattttctttagttGTCCAATAGGTTATGTTTCGGAaatgaatatattttgaacTATAAAGTGAGAtcaaattcttaaaagtgACTTATATAAGTAATTATAGCGCAAATTGCAAAAATATCGATCACAAATAACAAGAAATCTGCAAGGTGAAAACCAGTGGAAACTCCCACTCACCACTGGCGAAACTGAGCACTGGATGGTAGCCAGCATCGAGCAGCGCCACCCGGTTGGCCGGCATCATCGTCTCGACCAGATCCCGGGGCGCTGTGGGATCCGCGCGACCTGTGCACAGGGTGCATGGCACCTGCGGCCACTGGCAGCCACACTTGATGTTGCTGGGCCGCGCGGCCTTCTTGGAAATCGTGTGCATGTTCGTGGTCTGGAAGAGCTTGCGCTTGTGGAACTGGGACAGCACCAATGGCCGGGCCCGACTGCACAGATAGTCGCCGGAGGGCTCCTCCCTGATGCCATTTGCAGGCGGTGGCAGCGGAGGCGATGTCCTGGCCGTGGCCTCCAGCTGCACCTCGCCCTTGGACTGGGTCAGCTCCGAGAAGAGGTCGCTGTGCTGCCGGATCTTCATCTCCAGGTCGGTCAGCTGGGAGCAGAGCCACGACCAGCGCAGGGCTATGGCTGCCCGATCTTTCGAGTACCGCCAAACAGCGCGCCGAGTGCTGGAAGATATCAAAATGAATATGGATTATAAGCAAggatataaaaacattaatataCGTAGTAGAATTTCGGTATCCATAATTAtatcattatttaaaaacattgtgcaaatatttatgaattattatttggtacccaaaaaacattaaaaaagtaaaataactattttaaacCCCATAAAATGTTGTCATCTACTCAGGGCTACCAAAAAGCATATTTAAAAAGGctgtcaaaaataaatacttataaaTCTTTCTGTGGAAAGAACTGCTAAACATAAAAAGCCCCAGTTCGGAACCactaatttttcaaaaagtgaCAGAAAAGGAGGGCTTCCAAGCTCAAAAGAATAGTAttacaaacaaatataaaCAGTTGTATAGTTCAATTCCCTAGAGCATCTACAATATCATATGGAATATAGTAAAGTTAGATTGGAACTCGGCGCTTACATGGATAGCGACAGTTGCTGGGTGTTGTTGTAGGTGACCATCTCGTCGGCAGATTCGCCCCCGGAACTCGACTCCGTGGCGTCCGAATCGATAGCGTTCTGCACCTCTCGAAGTTCCGTGTGCAGCAGACCGGCCACGTGGGTGAGTTCACTGGTCACATAGGTGTCGTAGTTGGGCACGATGTCGTCCGCCCGCGGCGTATTCGAATCCTTTGCGTCGGATCCCGTCGTGCCCGGCGCCAGTCCAGATGAGGCCAACGTTGacgttgttgttgatgttgcggCTCCCGTTGACATGGCAGGTTCCAATTGATTCTTTCGCGGACGCTTGGCCGGCAGCGTTGAGCTGTTCGTGTTGTTGTACCAGCTGGAGGATGGTGCCAGGGTAGCGGAGCTTCCGTTGGCCGAATGGCAGATTTGCTGATGCCGAGCCGCCGTCGAAATGTGCCGAATCACACTGCTCATCTGACTCGCGGGCAGCGGATGCTTGTTCTGCTCCTCCCAGAAGGTGGGGCCCGGACGTCCGGAGACAATCGACAGGACGGTGGCCTGCTGCTCGGACAGCGTGGCACTTCTCGCCGGAACTGGAGCCTTGTGGGAGGTGCGGGCGGACCACTCCATTATGCCGGCCACCTCCTCGCTGGTGTGGCGGCACATGGCGCGCGCCTGGAGCTTGCGCATCCTGCGCAGCAAAAACTCAATCCGGCGCGAAATcacatgctgctgctgttccaACTCGGCGTGGACATCCTGCCAgggtcgctgctgctgctcctgctttACGATCACATTGGCCTGGgaaatgctgctgctgctgccgctggccAGGATGTCACTGCAGCTGGGCTTCGCGTCCGGCAGCTCGACCACGTTTCCAGGAGCCGCTGCCGGCAAGGGCGCAGCCGGAGCTGCCTCTTCCCACACCTCGTCGAAGAACTCGCAGATGGTATCGGGATTGACATGGCCGCCGTCGAATGTCTTCAGCGCCTTGAGCACCTCCTCGATGTCCTGATCCTCCAACACAGCGCCGGCAGCTCCGTCCTTGAGAAAATTAATGGAAGTGGAGGTGCTTTGCGGCGTCATCTGTTGGGCTGGCGGCTGCTGAGGCCTGCTGGGCGTGCCCGGCGGCTCCTGCACGGGCAGCGGAGCAGGAGGCGGAGCCACAGGCTCCTCGGGCATCGCACTGGCATTGCCATCCAGCTGGCTGAGACGCTCTGAAACAGTAAGGCAAGTAGACATTGAATAGAGACATTTCATTTGGAGTAACTCCATTGACCTACCTTCTATATTATCTGTTTCTATCTTTGGCAGCTCCTCCTCTGCTGAGGCTACCGGCGGTGTATCACCTGGCAAACTGCTGCCGGAACTGGCAGAATTGGTGGCCACTGGCAGGACAACGGCAGGCGTGGCCGGCTCCTTGCCCAGAGTCACATCGGGCAGGGTTTTCCTCAGGCAAATATCGGCGGATATGGTCTCCTCAAAGTTGATGGTCAGATCCGCCAGCAGCTGGGCCGTTGAGTTGTCCTTGGGAGTGGAGCTGTTGCTGGTGGAtgtgctgctgttgttgttgttgttttctaCAGTGGAAGTGGAGGCCACCGCTGCCTCCGCCGTGGTATTGGGCGCACTGCTGCTGTGTGGAGTGGGGGCGGCACTCAGGCCCATTGGTTCATTGGAACGCCACTTCCTCTTGTTGTTGACAGCAGGCGAGGAtctctgttgctgctgctgctgcggcgtcTGTTGCTGCGGGGAAGAGGCCACTGAGGCAGCTGCCGCCGAGGAGCGGGTGACCCTCGTGGTGGCCGTGGCCGGAGTGGGCGTCGCTGGCTTCTTGGCCACTGCACCGCCGGCGGCACCTCCTCCTCCAATGCCTCCGCTCTCCAGAGAGCTGCGGGCCGAGGGCGAGGCTGTGCTGGTTAGCTTCTCCTTGGGACTTAGTGGCTCGGCTGTGAGCGCTGGGGCCATCGTTCTGATGCTGATGCGTCGGCCGGCTGTTGCGGCATTTGGTCCGCTCGACTCCTGGTGGCTTCTACTCGATGCTAGTCCTGTCGAGGATTTGGAAATAGAAACGGGCTATTATTTCGGCAAATCGTCGGGCAATTCAGCGTTTCGAAGGCAAACGACAGGCACACTGTTTGATTTACGAAATTGCGCCGACTGCTCGGCTATCGGTTGCTATATTTGAGTAGTTTTTTCTTTGGTTTTATCTCGCTTAAACTGCCCGCCTCCCCAAGAATTCAAAAAATCGGAATCGTTTTGTCTTTTCCGGCGTGTTATGTACATATGCTACATACATACATGCACACGCActcaacacacacacacacacacacatagcGACGCTCTGGCCAGCCAGAGAGCCGAGCCGAGTCAATGGGAGCGAGAGAGAGGTCAGAACGCGCGCTATTGCACACCATGATgcgcaataaaaaaaactgtatAGAACCCGcacaaacacacgcacacgccgAGATGGACAagcagacagacggacagactaCTTTACATACTGACGAAATCATTGCGGCTCATCTCGAAAATCACAGTTTTCCAAGATTTTGCCTCGGCGGCTGGCGAAAAAAGGCCCACTCTTTATGTAATTCCGTTTATTGAGTTTTTCCACCACAATTAGCCGAAGCAAAACGGAAAACTCGCGCCTttacaagcacacacacacacacgcacacatggGGCCAcataaacacacacacgcacacgtgCAACTGTGTGCTCCAATATTTTCAGTTATTTACACAATCGCATTTATTGTATTCCCACATGTCTGCATTACTTCCGATTACATTCAAATCGGTTAAATGTGCTCATGGAGAACTGTATTTGCCCGATTCCAGCCGATTTGGGTGGCGGAAAAAACGTTTTCAGCGCGAAAGTACTCACTGGTACTcactaacacacacacacgcacgcacacatgcACGACAGGCAGTCAGCACGCAAGAATTTTGTAAATTGCTTAAAAATTAAGTAGTATATTTCTTGTTCGTTATACGCACAATTCGGCCGCTCCGCAAAGAATGCCCCTCGCACAATTGGCAGGTAAACTGCGCTTACACAATGGCGTGACTCGCGCTATCGGGAATTTTACGGTACGGAATTACGGTTCTCGCTTCACGGATTTTTTCCctcatttatttttctcatTGCTTTTGCCTTTGCTTTGGGCTGCCCTGCTACGCTTTTGGCAAAACGACGTGTATCGAAGCTGTACTCGTTTCTGTGCCAGACCAAAGTGCGCTGCCGCCCAGCCGGTCGTCTCGCTCTCGCCCGTGCGCCGCCTATGGCGGTGGCTCGGCGCAGGGCCGTGTGTGCGAGCGGGACGGCCGGCTGGGACTGAGTACTTTTCGACGATGTGGCAACGCCGGGCGGCGGGTCTGCTACCAGAAAATGCAACCCTGCTTgggtttgttgtttttgtttggggaatacatatatttttggtgtggTGTGGGAATATTTAGGGGTTTTTGAAATCAATCTTCCAGCCTCTGTTGCCGCTCCTGGTAATCCGTTTTTAACGTCTTATATCAAAGGTGGTGAAGGTATAGGCTGCGATTTCCTGCGCTGGCGTGAACTCGGCCTTTGAGATCTTCGAACTGGGACTTCCCTTGGTCTGGAGCCAGTGTTTCCTGTAAATGGAGAAGGATGGAGAAATGATTTCCCTTAGTTGTTCATAGACCTTAAAAGAAGGACTTTACATTTCGTTCAGCTCCGCCAGGGGAGCCTCCAGTTGTCCCTTGACAGTTCCATCTCGGGTGTTCATGCACCAGCCCTTGACACCCAGCGTTTTGGCCGTCTGCTCCGTGTACTGCTCCAAAAGGAGGATCTTACGATTCTCAAAAGACTATTTAATCCAGCAGACACTTACCTTGCGGAAGAAGACACCTGAAATCGTTAATTAGTAGCTGTTAGATCAATCAGATCGAAAGGATAGCAGGTGCTAACATCAAAATACCTTGCACTTTGCCGAACACTTCGAAATTGCACGCGAACAGCTGCTTGGCAACTCCTGATCCTGCCATTATGTCGTTGGGATCGGATTTTGTAAGCCCCTCCGAACTATCAGCaactgaatatttaaataatgccAGTAAAAACAATGATCTGACAACCAAAAtagaattattataaaatagtGCCATAGTGACCAGGGCGCCAACAAAAAACCAGGGCTGCTCATGGAGAAATACGGAATATACCGTGACAGTAGCAGTGATGACCGTGATTTTTTAGCGAGGTCACCCACCCTTAGCTCATTTTGGAGAAGGTTATTATTAGTTAGTTATTATCAATTACTTACGTTTTAGTTAAAttactttataataaataaaaaaaagtttcgccaaattatagttatattatttgattttttaacatttttaattaccttttcattgatTGTTTTTGTTATGTGTTCATAgacttttataaaatgttcatCTAATATTGATTcactttttattaattcaattCTCTCAATTACTTATTTAATTCCAAATATTTATCGAccgttaaatatttattcagtGATTCACCAATCACAGTTAGCGGGTACACACACCACTCTCCAAGTGTTAGTCCCACCTCTAGTTGAAGCTTACCGTTGCTTTTCTCGCAGGACGCCAAAAAGTGATCGTTGCAAAAGATTAGTAAAAGCCACTAAAATAAAGTAAGTGAAGCCCTATTAAATTTAGTTGAGATGTGCCAGTAGTACCTAATTATCTGcaacttaattttaatgtcGAATTAGAACCCAAAATGGCGGGGGCAAAGAAAAGGGCTGGCTCGCAAATCGCCAGTGTGGTTCGTGCCAAATCGGCAAGAAAAAGTACAGTCGCCGACCCTGTGAGTGCTCCCATCCCCAAAGAGAAGTACGCAGATCCTAAAAAGGCTCCATTACCAAAAAAGGCCGCTCCACTTGAAAAGGAAAAGTATGGAGATGCTAAAAGACAGCAGTTGCCAGAGAAGCCAGCTCCACTTGAAAACGCTTTAAAGAAAAGGGAGCTGCAAAAGGCTTCCCGCCCTGAGACACCAGGAAAGGGAGCTCCAAAACGTCCAAACCCCGAGGTAAAACCTTTGGAAAAACCAACCATCCCCCAGAAGTCCCCAAAAAAGAAGATCAAGAAGTTGCCCAAAGCACCTGAAATCTTGTGGAAAGACATCAAGAATCTGTCTCCCGGCACCGGGGCAATACTAGATTGCTTTATGAGGCAGCACAACGATTCACTCTCAAATATAAAAAGGCGCGACTCGATTATTAGCAAGAAAATGCGCAAAATCACCATGGACGCTTTGAAGAAAAATACGGAAAATGTTAGCCTTAACAAAAAGTAAGATTAAGACCCACTAATTTGTTAAAGCTCCCGCTGTAGTGAAAATATTCCGACAGGTTGGCCAACACCCAGCTGGAACTGACCCATTTGAAGAAGGATCTTGCCGACCAGCAGGAAAAGAACACAGAATACATCAACAGATATCAGAATATCAATCAAAAGTTTACCGAGTGCGAGAAAAACTACGATAATGAGCTCGGGATCATAAGAGCGTGCGTGGAGCAGAAAAACTCCGAGCTTAAGGCCGCCCAAACGCGAATTGGAGAACAGGATCGCGAGGTAAAGTAACTCTCATCTTCTTAAATACGATCTAAatcgtttaaaatatttataatactaATATTGCAGCTAAAGAATATGCAAGAAACCAATCGCGAACTGGCTGGTGCCATGAGCAACTATAaattggaaatggaaaaggcCCAAGCGTATAGCTCTGAGACTCTGGCGCACATTTCTGAACTTACTCAGGCCTATGAGGCCCTCAAGCAGCAGTTTAATGATTTGAGTGCACAAAAGGAAGTCTGTGAGGTTTGGAGGCCATTTCAAATACATTAGAACCtatattcattttatatatacactGTTTACTCATTGCACTTTCTCCCCAGGCAAACATTGTACAACTGAGCAGCGAGTTGAACGCCAAAATGGTTACCTGCGCCGAACTTGAGGATCGTATTGAGCAGTTTCCAATAGAAGCCAATAAGGCTTTGTCGAAACTGCAAAATGAGTTGGAAGCCCACAAATTGCGCTGCCAGGAGCAGCAACGTTTAACCGATCAAGCCGAAAAGGAGCTTGAACTATCTCGAAACGAGATAAACACTTTGAAAACTCGTATGGAGGAAAGGGAAAGAGTCCACATCTCGCTTAATGGTGAACACCAAAAAATGACTGCCAGAATGGTCGAGCTCGTTGATATCAACGAACATTTCTCCAAGGAACTGGCTGACACTAAGTTAAACCACTCTCAAGATATGGAAGAACAAGCTACAAAGCACGAGGTGTGTCACCAAAATGTTAAAAGTATATTCTTCCTTATTCTAATcttctaatttttttgtcaGCTGGCTCTTCGTAAGCTTAAAGGTCAATTGGCCAAGGCGTCTCTTGATTTTACAAACCTAAGGAACAGCAGTGAGGCGTtgcaaaaggaaaaactgTTGCAGGTCTCCCAACTGCAAGGAAAGATTAGTGAATTGGAGTTGCGCCGCAATAATCAGGAGGAGGTTATATCTGGCTTGGCCAATGAACTTGAAGTCAAAACTCACAGCTTTGAGAATGATCTGAAGGCACAGCAGGAACAGCTTTCCAATCAAATGCAGGCCATGAAATCTGAATTCGAAACCGAATCTCAGCGAGCTGCAGCGAAAAATGAGAGACTCACTGCTGCACTCCAGCAAAAGGATGAAATGTTAAAGGCTCAGCAAGACGAGATGCAAAAACTTCTGTCTGAACAAGACAAGCTAAAGGAGACTGTTGCCGATCTTGAGGctaaaaatgagaaaatgacCAATGAATTTTCCGCTTCTAAGATTAAATTAAGTCAAGAGCTTAAGACCCAGAAAGATATCTTAATGGTGGGTATCAAAAAGTGAGAAATAATTTCATGTTGAAATGTAATGTTCAATTTTTCATCTACAGAAAAAGGTTTCCGGCTTGGAGcttgaaattcaaaataaagaaGCCAAAATGCTTGATTTGGAACAGAAGAAGAATGTAAGTATATTAtggttattattttcattaaagCAATCACTTAACTATTGAATATTTCCAACAGAATGAAATGGCCGTACTTCAGTTCAAAATGAACCGAATCAACAGTTTAATTGACCAACCAGTGACCACAATCTCTAAACTTCCAGAACCCAAGGGAGTGTCCAACACTCAGGGCACTCAGAATAAGGTGCAAAAAGGAAGCACTCCGAGTAGGGGGCAAAAGGAAGAATCCGATGGTTTGTCAAGCTCTTCTTCGAAGAAGAGAACTATTTTTCGACATCGATTAACTACCATAGGGTTTTCGTCAGACTTTGAGAGTGAAGACGATCAGCCCGTAAGTAATCATAAATAATCGTAGTCAAGATAATAATACTAACAATATTCTATTGTTACAGATTGTAAAGGAAAACTTCAGTGGAAAACGGGCCAAATTGGCTGCAGTTGTGAAACCACAGAAAGAACCTGATTTGTTTGACATGGTGAAGAGGTCAAACTAGTTAGGATTTTGTTTACTACGTTTTTGAAATCATCTAACTTTTAATTTCCAGAGAATTCCACTGATGAATACTGAGCTCAGAAATtaattcagaatttttaatttaatttaaatctatttcTTTGAAAACTTGTAGCTGcaagttattttttaagaacatGGATTCTTTAGTTTCATTTAACtttatttgtaatttgttGAATCAATGATCTCATAAAAATCATCTAAAATCATATCCTGTGGTAATGGATTaacaaaaaaacgaaaacaataaatttctttagtgaaaaaaaacagatttataTCGATTAGCATACATGATTTCCTTGCTTTAAGGACACTAAACACTCATTAGAT is a window of Drosophila biarmipes strain raj3 chromosome 3R, RU_DBia_V1.1, whole genome shotgun sequence DNA encoding:
- the LOC108026222 gene encoding uncharacterized protein LOC108026222 isoform X5, which encodes MAPALTAEPLSPKEKLTSTASPSARSSLESGGIGGGGAAGGAVAKKPATPTPATATTRVTRSSAAAASVASSPQQQTPQQQQQQRSSPAVNNKRKWRSNEPMGLSAAPTPHSSSAPNTTAEAAVASTSTVENNNNNSSTSTSNSSTPKDNSTAQLLADLTINFEETISADICLRKTLPDVTLGKEPATPAVVLPVATNSASSGSSLPGDTPPVASAEEELPKIETDNIEERLSQLDGNASAMPEEPVAPPPAPLPVQEPPGTPSRPQQPPAQQMTPQSTSTSINFLKDGAAGAVLEDQDIEEVLKALKTFDGGHVNPDTICEFFDEVWEEAAPAAPLPAAAPGNVVELPDAKPSCSDILASGSSSSISQANVIVKQEQQQRPWQDVHAELEQQQHVISRRIEFLLRRMRKLQARAMCRHTSEEVAGIMEWSARTSHKAPVPARSATLSEQQATVLSIVSGRPGPTFWEEQNKHPLPASQMSSVIRHISTAARHQQICHSANGSSATLAPSSSWYNNTNSSTLPAKRPRKNQLEPAMSTGAATSTTTSTLASSGLAPGTTGSDAKDSNTPRADDIVPNYDTYVTSELTHVAGLLHTELREVQNAIDSDATESSSGGESADEMVTYNNTQQLSLSITRRAVWRYSKDRAAIALRWSWLCSQLTDLEMKIRQHSDLFSELTQSKGEVQLEATARTSPPLPPPANGIREEPSGDYLCSRARPLVLSQFHKRKLFQTTNMHTISKKAARPSNIKCGCQWPQVPCTLCTGRADPTAPRDLVETMMPANRVALLDAGYHPVLSFASDVSQSVHLEAIARQPDWQYRVMRCQAKAIVKAMWKAERETLASGGIGGPAGSRRSGDAVKRRYIRRKERNNNSNKEAGSGTKAAAAGGGACGSGTGSSGVGGGESGNAAAAKGKRQAPQQQQQHPTGASNSSSQWPDSRQRQRQRHHSPSSTSISAASGAKKSRKSTNSSSSNSTQQQQHQHGSNINNHHLNGYGDQWGDQSRSRRNSSPTHSHRNERTSERRVRPIYDINNIVIPYSMLAQSKMEILPYKEIPIPKWRIVDSDNDKRKHSSDESADGKLSNGSVAASTSEEPPKPQPPSEKHEQSQQQSVVQPPPKVYGLKEKQAVKHNNNNNTNNNNNKNGLVNGNAKKEEAKAAEDHEMQKKAEELKEKVVKPKLNGNLAKNPNDKTAEKQEEIAQPATEQPLPKRPKLETASGEVTKSKANGQLAELHPETHEIEEEEHGKEDLSDDAFILRHQRALIEERRRFETFLKFPWSTRSRANRRVDSRAESSGANTPDPASPAPHLGGIGHDNESIPSPLAHPLDGFNDSGELLAGGQARQARRRTTSSKLKDQVERRSTTPDLREPYALMPSPFEPLHFPLSEEVYQRLLAETYATPRSLSGPKRAKSKSISSNCEAPTSAGGSSSRRSSKTKVKLNGQLNGRLNGHPATANITGAKGAVGKETEVSEPEEEDMLLEEEDDDYPKHHLAPLDDEEPSTPDVEQDLYDAAIDAYLGDPEALEEDMADDPFEDDDPNDPEWKTRAEGVRSRRI